One genomic region from Electrophorus electricus isolate fEleEle1 chromosome 23, fEleEle1.pri, whole genome shotgun sequence encodes:
- the si:ch211-198n5.11 gene encoding methylcrotonoyl-coenzyme A carboxylase 2 isoform X2 yields MLPVIFVFRRVHTYNAIQTSATCDRYSAAALDTQASVLPFYELLYAQVAQRLSSNRRYMELKKEVSKGGGEKAIARHTQKKQKILVRDRLHKLLDDQDYLELSPFAGLGLPYGNIPSAGCITGIGKINGLWCVFIANDATVKGGTSFPITVKKQVRAQEVAIQNRLPCVYLVDSGGAFLPLQSDIFPDKNHGGRIFYNEAIMSALKIPQVAVVCGSCTAGGAYVPMMAEEAVMVHRIGTIFLGGPPLVKAATGEDVSPEDLGGARLHSEVSGCVDHFAAVENEAYECTRNIISTLNFELPGEGDIESEEPVHSMEELMGFAPRSYHYSMDIRLIVSRLIDGSRFQEFKARYGTTLVTGFARIEGHQVGIVANNGELTYEASLKGTHFVQLCDQRDIPLIFLQNTAPEPDHTLTQGKAESHSNKLKAQGTMMSAVACASSPKITVVIGGCHGVDSYAMCGRAFDPNFLFLWPNAKVSILAPDFAGALVHNKDKAMSINEQLKEESSAFYSSSRLWDDGVILPQDTRKVLSKCLKIIKQQEYQMGGKKQKSPLFRM; encoded by the exons ATGCTTCCAGTCATTTTCGTTTTTAGACGGGTGCATACATATAACGCCATACAGACCAGTGCAACCTGTGACAGATATTCTGCAGCAGCCCTGGACACGCAAGCCAGTGTTCTGCCGTTTTATGAGCTCCTGTACGCGCAGGTTGCCCAGCGCCTTTCCAGTAATAGACG GTACATGGAACTCAAAAAGGAAGTGTCAAAGGGGGGTGGTGAAAAGGCTATTGCccgacacacacagaagaaacagaagatTCTAGTCAGAGACAGACTACATAAATTGTTGGATGATCAAGATTACCTAGAACTTTCTCCCTTTGCTGGGCTGGGTTTACCCTATGGGAACATTCCGTCAGCTGGTTGTATCACAG GCATTGGTAAAATTAATGGGCTTTGGTGTGTGTTCATTGCTAATGATGCCACAGTAAAGGGAGGCACATCATTCCCTATCACAGTAAAGAAACAAGTCCGGGCGCAAGAAGTGGCCATTCAGAATCGTCTGCCTTGTGTATatttggttgacagtggtggTGCCTTCTTACCACTTCAG TCAGACATCTTCCCTGATAAGAATCACGGTGGACGTATTTTTTACAATGAAGCTATAATGTCAGCATTAAAGATTCCACAG GTGGCAGTAGTTTGTGGGTCGTGCACAGCAGGTGGAGCTTATGTCCCCATGATGGCAGAGGAGGCGGTAATGGTGCACAGAATAGGGACCATATTTTTAGGTGGTCCACCCCTAGTTAAAGCCGCCACAGGTGAAGATGTGTCTCCTGAGGATCTTGGAGGGGCCAGGTTGCACTCAGA GGTGAGTGGCTGCGTGGACCATTTTGCTGCGGTGGAGAATGAGGCGTACGAGTGTACCAGGAACATCATCTCCACTCTCAACTTTGAGCTTCCAGGGGAGGGGGATATAGAGTCTGAGGAGCCAGTGCACAGCATGGAGGAGCTCATGGGCTTTGCACCACGCAGCTACCATTACAGCATGGATATCAGACTG ATCGTGAGTCGTCTGATTGATGGTAGTAGGTTCCAGGAATTCAAGGCTCGCTATGGTACCACTCTCGTCACTGGGTTTGCCAGAATCGAAGG ACATCAGGTTGGCATTGTTGCAAACAATGGAGAGTTAACATATGAAGCCTCTCTAAAAGGTACCCATTTTGTTCAGCTGTGTGACCAGAGGGACATCCCTCTCATCTTTCTTCAGAACACAGCCCCTGAGCCTGaccatacactcacacaaggCAAG GCAGAGTCCCACAGTAATAAACTCAAAGCTCAGGGAACCATGATGTCTGCTGTGGCCTGTGCTTCTTCTCCTAAGATCACTGTGGTCATTGGTGGCTGTCATGGTGTTGACAGCTATGCCATG tgtGGAAGAGCTTTTGACCCCAACTTCTTGTTTCTGTGGCCCAATGCTAAAGTTTCAATTTTGGCCCCAGACTTTGCCGGAGCCCTGGTCCATAACAAAGACAAGGCCATGAGCATTAATGAGCA GCTAAAAGAAGAGAGCTCAGCATTCTACTCATCAAGCAGGCTCTGGGATGATGGAGTGATCCTTCCACAAGACACCAGGAAG gTATTGAGCAAATGCTTGAAAATAATCAAGCAACAGGAATATCAGATGGGTGGAAAGAAGCAGAAATCTCCCCTTTTTCGAATGTAA
- the si:ch211-198n5.11 gene encoding methylcrotonoyl-coenzyme A carboxylase 2 isoform X1: protein MYRCIPGIFRLNGGRRLANKSCFQSFSFLDGCIHITPYRPVQPVTDILQQPWTRKPVFCRFMSSCTRRLPSAFPVIDGAFQPIHSHVFEANLRNSQVCQQRYMELKKEVSKGGGEKAIARHTQKKQKILVRDRLHKLLDDQDYLELSPFAGLGLPYGNIPSAGCITGIGKINGLWCVFIANDATVKGGTSFPITVKKQVRAQEVAIQNRLPCVYLVDSGGAFLPLQSDIFPDKNHGGRIFYNEAIMSALKIPQVAVVCGSCTAGGAYVPMMAEEAVMVHRIGTIFLGGPPLVKAATGEDVSPEDLGGARLHSEVSGCVDHFAAVENEAYECTRNIISTLNFELPGEGDIESEEPVHSMEELMGFAPRSYHYSMDIRLIVSRLIDGSRFQEFKARYGTTLVTGFARIEGHQVGIVANNGELTYEASLKGTHFVQLCDQRDIPLIFLQNTAPEPDHTLTQGKAESHSNKLKAQGTMMSAVACASSPKITVVIGGCHGVDSYAMCGRAFDPNFLFLWPNAKVSILAPDFAGALVHNKDKAMSINEQLKEESSAFYSSSRLWDDGVILPQDTRKVLSKCLKIIKQQEYQMGGKKQKSPLFRM from the exons ATGTACCGTTGCATACCAGG cATATTCCGACTGAATGGGGGGAGACGTCTTGCAAATAAATCATGCTTCCAGTCATTTTCGTTTTTAGACGGGTGCATACATATAACGCCATACAGACCAGTGCAACCTGTGACAGATATTCTGCAGCAGCCCTGGACACGCAAGCCAGTGTTCTGCCGTTTTATGAGCTCCTGTACGCGCAGGTTGCCCAGCGCCTTTCCAGTAATAGACGGTGCGTTTCAGCCAATACACAGCCATGTCTTTGAAGCAAATTTACGGAACAGTCAGGTGTGTCAACAAAG GTACATGGAACTCAAAAAGGAAGTGTCAAAGGGGGGTGGTGAAAAGGCTATTGCccgacacacacagaagaaacagaagatTCTAGTCAGAGACAGACTACATAAATTGTTGGATGATCAAGATTACCTAGAACTTTCTCCCTTTGCTGGGCTGGGTTTACCCTATGGGAACATTCCGTCAGCTGGTTGTATCACAG GCATTGGTAAAATTAATGGGCTTTGGTGTGTGTTCATTGCTAATGATGCCACAGTAAAGGGAGGCACATCATTCCCTATCACAGTAAAGAAACAAGTCCGGGCGCAAGAAGTGGCCATTCAGAATCGTCTGCCTTGTGTATatttggttgacagtggtggTGCCTTCTTACCACTTCAG TCAGACATCTTCCCTGATAAGAATCACGGTGGACGTATTTTTTACAATGAAGCTATAATGTCAGCATTAAAGATTCCACAG GTGGCAGTAGTTTGTGGGTCGTGCACAGCAGGTGGAGCTTATGTCCCCATGATGGCAGAGGAGGCGGTAATGGTGCACAGAATAGGGACCATATTTTTAGGTGGTCCACCCCTAGTTAAAGCCGCCACAGGTGAAGATGTGTCTCCTGAGGATCTTGGAGGGGCCAGGTTGCACTCAGA GGTGAGTGGCTGCGTGGACCATTTTGCTGCGGTGGAGAATGAGGCGTACGAGTGTACCAGGAACATCATCTCCACTCTCAACTTTGAGCTTCCAGGGGAGGGGGATATAGAGTCTGAGGAGCCAGTGCACAGCATGGAGGAGCTCATGGGCTTTGCACCACGCAGCTACCATTACAGCATGGATATCAGACTG ATCGTGAGTCGTCTGATTGATGGTAGTAGGTTCCAGGAATTCAAGGCTCGCTATGGTACCACTCTCGTCACTGGGTTTGCCAGAATCGAAGG ACATCAGGTTGGCATTGTTGCAAACAATGGAGAGTTAACATATGAAGCCTCTCTAAAAGGTACCCATTTTGTTCAGCTGTGTGACCAGAGGGACATCCCTCTCATCTTTCTTCAGAACACAGCCCCTGAGCCTGaccatacactcacacaaggCAAG GCAGAGTCCCACAGTAATAAACTCAAAGCTCAGGGAACCATGATGTCTGCTGTGGCCTGTGCTTCTTCTCCTAAGATCACTGTGGTCATTGGTGGCTGTCATGGTGTTGACAGCTATGCCATG tgtGGAAGAGCTTTTGACCCCAACTTCTTGTTTCTGTGGCCCAATGCTAAAGTTTCAATTTTGGCCCCAGACTTTGCCGGAGCCCTGGTCCATAACAAAGACAAGGCCATGAGCATTAATGAGCA GCTAAAAGAAGAGAGCTCAGCATTCTACTCATCAAGCAGGCTCTGGGATGATGGAGTGATCCTTCCACAAGACACCAGGAAG gTATTGAGCAAATGCTTGAAAATAATCAAGCAACAGGAATATCAGATGGGTGGAAAGAAGCAGAAATCTCCCCTTTTTCGAATGTAA
- the si:ch211-198n5.11 gene encoding methylcrotonoyl-coenzyme A carboxylase 2 isoform X3 encodes MYRCIPGLPSAFPVIDGAFQPIHSHVFEANLRNSQVCQQRYMELKKEVSKGGGEKAIARHTQKKQKILVRDRLHKLLDDQDYLELSPFAGLGLPYGNIPSAGCITGIGKINGLWCVFIANDATVKGGTSFPITVKKQVRAQEVAIQNRLPCVYLVDSGGAFLPLQSDIFPDKNHGGRIFYNEAIMSALKIPQVAVVCGSCTAGGAYVPMMAEEAVMVHRIGTIFLGGPPLVKAATGEDVSPEDLGGARLHSEVSGCVDHFAAVENEAYECTRNIISTLNFELPGEGDIESEEPVHSMEELMGFAPRSYHYSMDIRLIVSRLIDGSRFQEFKARYGTTLVTGFARIEGHQVGIVANNGELTYEASLKGTHFVQLCDQRDIPLIFLQNTAPEPDHTLTQGKAESHSNKLKAQGTMMSAVACASSPKITVVIGGCHGVDSYAMCGRAFDPNFLFLWPNAKVSILAPDFAGALVHNKDKAMSINEQLKEESSAFYSSSRLWDDGVILPQDTRKVLSKCLKIIKQQEYQMGGKKQKSPLFRM; translated from the exons ATGTACCGTTGCATACCAGG GTTGCCCAGCGCCTTTCCAGTAATAGACGGTGCGTTTCAGCCAATACACAGCCATGTCTTTGAAGCAAATTTACGGAACAGTCAGGTGTGTCAACAAAG GTACATGGAACTCAAAAAGGAAGTGTCAAAGGGGGGTGGTGAAAAGGCTATTGCccgacacacacagaagaaacagaagatTCTAGTCAGAGACAGACTACATAAATTGTTGGATGATCAAGATTACCTAGAACTTTCTCCCTTTGCTGGGCTGGGTTTACCCTATGGGAACATTCCGTCAGCTGGTTGTATCACAG GCATTGGTAAAATTAATGGGCTTTGGTGTGTGTTCATTGCTAATGATGCCACAGTAAAGGGAGGCACATCATTCCCTATCACAGTAAAGAAACAAGTCCGGGCGCAAGAAGTGGCCATTCAGAATCGTCTGCCTTGTGTATatttggttgacagtggtggTGCCTTCTTACCACTTCAG TCAGACATCTTCCCTGATAAGAATCACGGTGGACGTATTTTTTACAATGAAGCTATAATGTCAGCATTAAAGATTCCACAG GTGGCAGTAGTTTGTGGGTCGTGCACAGCAGGTGGAGCTTATGTCCCCATGATGGCAGAGGAGGCGGTAATGGTGCACAGAATAGGGACCATATTTTTAGGTGGTCCACCCCTAGTTAAAGCCGCCACAGGTGAAGATGTGTCTCCTGAGGATCTTGGAGGGGCCAGGTTGCACTCAGA GGTGAGTGGCTGCGTGGACCATTTTGCTGCGGTGGAGAATGAGGCGTACGAGTGTACCAGGAACATCATCTCCACTCTCAACTTTGAGCTTCCAGGGGAGGGGGATATAGAGTCTGAGGAGCCAGTGCACAGCATGGAGGAGCTCATGGGCTTTGCACCACGCAGCTACCATTACAGCATGGATATCAGACTG ATCGTGAGTCGTCTGATTGATGGTAGTAGGTTCCAGGAATTCAAGGCTCGCTATGGTACCACTCTCGTCACTGGGTTTGCCAGAATCGAAGG ACATCAGGTTGGCATTGTTGCAAACAATGGAGAGTTAACATATGAAGCCTCTCTAAAAGGTACCCATTTTGTTCAGCTGTGTGACCAGAGGGACATCCCTCTCATCTTTCTTCAGAACACAGCCCCTGAGCCTGaccatacactcacacaaggCAAG GCAGAGTCCCACAGTAATAAACTCAAAGCTCAGGGAACCATGATGTCTGCTGTGGCCTGTGCTTCTTCTCCTAAGATCACTGTGGTCATTGGTGGCTGTCATGGTGTTGACAGCTATGCCATG tgtGGAAGAGCTTTTGACCCCAACTTCTTGTTTCTGTGGCCCAATGCTAAAGTTTCAATTTTGGCCCCAGACTTTGCCGGAGCCCTGGTCCATAACAAAGACAAGGCCATGAGCATTAATGAGCA GCTAAAAGAAGAGAGCTCAGCATTCTACTCATCAAGCAGGCTCTGGGATGATGGAGTGATCCTTCCACAAGACACCAGGAAG gTATTGAGCAAATGCTTGAAAATAATCAAGCAACAGGAATATCAGATGGGTGGAAAGAAGCAGAAATCTCCCCTTTTTCGAATGTAA
- the si:ch211-198n5.11 gene encoding methylcrotonoyl-coenzyme A carboxylase 2 isoform X5: MYRCIPGIFRLNGGRRLANKSCFQSFSFLDGCIHITPYRPVQPVTDILQQPWTRKPVFCRFMSSCTRRLPSAFPVIDGAFQPIHSHVFEANLRNSQVCQQRYMELKKEVSKGGGEKAIARHTQKKQKILVRDRLHKLLDDQDYLELSPFAGLGLPYGNIPSAGCITGIGKINGLWCVFIANDATVKGGTSFPITVKKQVRAQEVAIQNRLPCVYLVDSGGAFLPLQSDIFPDKNHGGRIFYNEAIMSALKIPQVAVVCGSCTAGGAYVPMMAEEAVMVHRIGTIFLGGPPLVKAATGEDVSPEDLGGARLHSEVSGCVDHFAAVENEAYECTRNIISTLNFELPGEGDIESEEPVHSMEELMGFAPRSYHYSMDIRLIVSRLIDGSRFQEFKARYGTTLVTGFARIEGHQVGIVANNGELTYEASLKGTHFVQLCDQRDIPLIFLQNTAPEPDHTLTQGRVPQ; this comes from the exons ATGTACCGTTGCATACCAGG cATATTCCGACTGAATGGGGGGAGACGTCTTGCAAATAAATCATGCTTCCAGTCATTTTCGTTTTTAGACGGGTGCATACATATAACGCCATACAGACCAGTGCAACCTGTGACAGATATTCTGCAGCAGCCCTGGACACGCAAGCCAGTGTTCTGCCGTTTTATGAGCTCCTGTACGCGCAGGTTGCCCAGCGCCTTTCCAGTAATAGACGGTGCGTTTCAGCCAATACACAGCCATGTCTTTGAAGCAAATTTACGGAACAGTCAGGTGTGTCAACAAAG GTACATGGAACTCAAAAAGGAAGTGTCAAAGGGGGGTGGTGAAAAGGCTATTGCccgacacacacagaagaaacagaagatTCTAGTCAGAGACAGACTACATAAATTGTTGGATGATCAAGATTACCTAGAACTTTCTCCCTTTGCTGGGCTGGGTTTACCCTATGGGAACATTCCGTCAGCTGGTTGTATCACAG GCATTGGTAAAATTAATGGGCTTTGGTGTGTGTTCATTGCTAATGATGCCACAGTAAAGGGAGGCACATCATTCCCTATCACAGTAAAGAAACAAGTCCGGGCGCAAGAAGTGGCCATTCAGAATCGTCTGCCTTGTGTATatttggttgacagtggtggTGCCTTCTTACCACTTCAG TCAGACATCTTCCCTGATAAGAATCACGGTGGACGTATTTTTTACAATGAAGCTATAATGTCAGCATTAAAGATTCCACAG GTGGCAGTAGTTTGTGGGTCGTGCACAGCAGGTGGAGCTTATGTCCCCATGATGGCAGAGGAGGCGGTAATGGTGCACAGAATAGGGACCATATTTTTAGGTGGTCCACCCCTAGTTAAAGCCGCCACAGGTGAAGATGTGTCTCCTGAGGATCTTGGAGGGGCCAGGTTGCACTCAGA GGTGAGTGGCTGCGTGGACCATTTTGCTGCGGTGGAGAATGAGGCGTACGAGTGTACCAGGAACATCATCTCCACTCTCAACTTTGAGCTTCCAGGGGAGGGGGATATAGAGTCTGAGGAGCCAGTGCACAGCATGGAGGAGCTCATGGGCTTTGCACCACGCAGCTACCATTACAGCATGGATATCAGACTG ATCGTGAGTCGTCTGATTGATGGTAGTAGGTTCCAGGAATTCAAGGCTCGCTATGGTACCACTCTCGTCACTGGGTTTGCCAGAATCGAAGG ACATCAGGTTGGCATTGTTGCAAACAATGGAGAGTTAACATATGAAGCCTCTCTAAAAGGTACCCATTTTGTTCAGCTGTGTGACCAGAGGGACATCCCTCTCATCTTTCTTCAGAACACAGCCCCTGAGCCTGaccatacactcacacaag GCAGAGTCCCACAGTAA
- the si:ch211-198n5.11 gene encoding methylcrotonoyl-coenzyme A carboxylase 2 isoform X4 → MSLKQIYGTVRYMELKKEVSKGGGEKAIARHTQKKQKILVRDRLHKLLDDQDYLELSPFAGLGLPYGNIPSAGCITGIGKINGLWCVFIANDATVKGGTSFPITVKKQVRAQEVAIQNRLPCVYLVDSGGAFLPLQSDIFPDKNHGGRIFYNEAIMSALKIPQVAVVCGSCTAGGAYVPMMAEEAVMVHRIGTIFLGGPPLVKAATGEDVSPEDLGGARLHSEVSGCVDHFAAVENEAYECTRNIISTLNFELPGEGDIESEEPVHSMEELMGFAPRSYHYSMDIRLIVSRLIDGSRFQEFKARYGTTLVTGFARIEGHQVGIVANNGELTYEASLKGTHFVQLCDQRDIPLIFLQNTAPEPDHTLTQGKAESHSNKLKAQGTMMSAVACASSPKITVVIGGCHGVDSYAMCGRAFDPNFLFLWPNAKVSILAPDFAGALVHNKDKAMSINEQLKEESSAFYSSSRLWDDGVILPQDTRKVLSKCLKIIKQQEYQMGGKKQKSPLFRM, encoded by the exons ATGTCTTTGAAGCAAATTTACGGAACAGTCAG GTACATGGAACTCAAAAAGGAAGTGTCAAAGGGGGGTGGTGAAAAGGCTATTGCccgacacacacagaagaaacagaagatTCTAGTCAGAGACAGACTACATAAATTGTTGGATGATCAAGATTACCTAGAACTTTCTCCCTTTGCTGGGCTGGGTTTACCCTATGGGAACATTCCGTCAGCTGGTTGTATCACAG GCATTGGTAAAATTAATGGGCTTTGGTGTGTGTTCATTGCTAATGATGCCACAGTAAAGGGAGGCACATCATTCCCTATCACAGTAAAGAAACAAGTCCGGGCGCAAGAAGTGGCCATTCAGAATCGTCTGCCTTGTGTATatttggttgacagtggtggTGCCTTCTTACCACTTCAG TCAGACATCTTCCCTGATAAGAATCACGGTGGACGTATTTTTTACAATGAAGCTATAATGTCAGCATTAAAGATTCCACAG GTGGCAGTAGTTTGTGGGTCGTGCACAGCAGGTGGAGCTTATGTCCCCATGATGGCAGAGGAGGCGGTAATGGTGCACAGAATAGGGACCATATTTTTAGGTGGTCCACCCCTAGTTAAAGCCGCCACAGGTGAAGATGTGTCTCCTGAGGATCTTGGAGGGGCCAGGTTGCACTCAGA GGTGAGTGGCTGCGTGGACCATTTTGCTGCGGTGGAGAATGAGGCGTACGAGTGTACCAGGAACATCATCTCCACTCTCAACTTTGAGCTTCCAGGGGAGGGGGATATAGAGTCTGAGGAGCCAGTGCACAGCATGGAGGAGCTCATGGGCTTTGCACCACGCAGCTACCATTACAGCATGGATATCAGACTG ATCGTGAGTCGTCTGATTGATGGTAGTAGGTTCCAGGAATTCAAGGCTCGCTATGGTACCACTCTCGTCACTGGGTTTGCCAGAATCGAAGG ACATCAGGTTGGCATTGTTGCAAACAATGGAGAGTTAACATATGAAGCCTCTCTAAAAGGTACCCATTTTGTTCAGCTGTGTGACCAGAGGGACATCCCTCTCATCTTTCTTCAGAACACAGCCCCTGAGCCTGaccatacactcacacaaggCAAG GCAGAGTCCCACAGTAATAAACTCAAAGCTCAGGGAACCATGATGTCTGCTGTGGCCTGTGCTTCTTCTCCTAAGATCACTGTGGTCATTGGTGGCTGTCATGGTGTTGACAGCTATGCCATG tgtGGAAGAGCTTTTGACCCCAACTTCTTGTTTCTGTGGCCCAATGCTAAAGTTTCAATTTTGGCCCCAGACTTTGCCGGAGCCCTGGTCCATAACAAAGACAAGGCCATGAGCATTAATGAGCA GCTAAAAGAAGAGAGCTCAGCATTCTACTCATCAAGCAGGCTCTGGGATGATGGAGTGATCCTTCCACAAGACACCAGGAAG gTATTGAGCAAATGCTTGAAAATAATCAAGCAACAGGAATATCAGATGGGTGGAAAGAAGCAGAAATCTCCCCTTTTTCGAATGTAA